In the genome of Candidatus Moraniibacteriota bacterium, one region contains:
- the nhaD gene encoding sodium:proton antiporter NhaD codes for MLGFGCASAESFYFFLSSFMLVFFVGAVFVFGYAAIVMEHRWHVHKTHTALFLGASLWALIAVFSGEHDLDVVLGEIGREVFELVAFLLAAMTLVEILIHYRFFDFVRTKIQRFHLTDSGQIWLLASVAFFLSAIIDNLTTTIVMVQIARRFFRGNNLLVVAAAIVIAANAGGAFSPIGDITTIMLWLAGKFSAGNILAWGFLPSLAIMLVSVWFLSKRIAHDTADSEESGQESFHLTRSERIIVTIALSSFSLPLVSHFFGLPPYMGLLLGLGTTGIAIAFFARIARHPKTHLAADIERLLKSVDYASILFFVGILLAVGALRHLGVLADISAAIFGPNPETWRLVAGNTSLGILSSVVDNIPLTAAAIDIVASHHPAIWVLLALTAGTGGSLLVIGSAAGVVAMGMIKDLSFRNYFDKAFVPALFGYIAGIAVWCAEYAMFG; via the coding sequence ATGCTGGGATTCGGTTGCGCTTCGGCGGAGTCATTTTATTTTTTTCTTTCCTCTTTTATGTTGGTCTTTTTTGTCGGTGCGGTTTTTGTCTTTGGATATGCGGCGATTGTTATGGAACATCGGTGGCATGTGCATAAGACGCATACGGCGCTTTTCCTGGGTGCATCGCTTTGGGCGCTTATCGCTGTTTTTTCCGGCGAGCACGACTTGGACGTAGTGCTGGGCGAGATTGGGCGTGAGGTGTTTGAATTGGTCGCCTTTCTCTTGGCGGCGATGACGCTCGTTGAGATTCTCATTCATTATCGATTTTTTGATTTTGTTCGGACGAAAATTCAACGATTTCATTTGACGGATTCCGGGCAGATTTGGCTTTTGGCGTCGGTAGCATTTTTTCTCTCCGCGATTATCGACAATCTGACGACGACTATTGTGATGGTGCAGATAGCTCGGCGATTCTTTCGGGGTAATAACCTTTTGGTCGTTGCAGCCGCTATCGTGATTGCCGCCAATGCGGGCGGCGCGTTTTCTCCGATCGGCGATATTACGACGATTATGCTCTGGCTCGCCGGGAAGTTCTCGGCGGGGAATATCTTAGCTTGGGGTTTTCTGCCGTCTCTCGCGATTATGCTCGTGAGTGTCTGGTTTCTTTCGAAGCGGATTGCGCACGATACGGCTGATAGCGAGGAATCCGGTCAGGAATCGTTCCATCTGACGCGGTCGGAGCGAATCATTGTGACGATTGCACTTTCATCCTTCTCTTTGCCACTTGTGTCGCATTTCTTCGGACTTCCTCCGTATATGGGGCTTCTCTTGGGACTTGGGACAACCGGTATCGCCATTGCGTTTTTTGCTCGAATTGCGAGGCATCCGAAGACGCACCTTGCCGCCGATATCGAGCGGCTTTTGAAGAGTGTCGACTACGCGAGTATTCTCTTTTTCGTCGGTATTCTTTTGGCCGTGGGTGCGCTCCGGCATTTGGGAGTGCTCGCTGATATTTCCGCGGCGATATTCGGACCGAATCCGGAGACGTGGCGGCTTGTTGCTGGGAATACATCGCTCGGCATTCTTTCCTCGGTCGTTGATAATATCCCATTGACCGCCGCCGCGATCGATATCGTGGCGAGTCATCACCCGGCAATATGGGTATTGCTCGCGCTTACGGCGGGAACGGGCGGATCACTTCTGGTGATCGGGTCGGCGGCGGGTGTTGTCGCTATGGGCATGATCAAAGATCTCTCGTTTCGAAATTATTTCGACAAAGCATTTGTTCCGGCACTTTTCGGTTATATCGCCGGCATCGCTGTCTGGTGCGCCGAATACGCGATGTTTGGGTAG